ATTGAAATCCTTCTGGCCACATCCAGGAAATGAAACTATAGCGCTGAGCAAATATTATCAATTCTCGTCATCATCTGGGGTGTCCTTTATCATCTGTTATGAGAGGCAAAACAATTGAAGAAGTTCACTTGAGCTCAAATAGATAGAGTAGAACCCTTTTAAGAGAAATTCATACCTAAGAAATGTTTCCCTGAGGCATTAGAAATGTTTCGAGCACATATAAGTATCCGTATGTTTTTATTTCGCATGAAGAAATTTCCTGTTATACTTGAATAATTTGTCTTTGGAGTTGTAGGTGTGGTTTTCTAGACTGATTCGTGTCCCTAAAAGAcattcattatgaaaataaatattttcagaattgtgGTAGGTCATTATTGATGGTCCATTTTCAGTAGAActctacgtgtgtgtgtgtgtctattctTTGTTTGCAATTTTGTCGTGGATACCTTCATGTAGGTgttatagttttaatattttagtctCAGGTTTAGATGTTCATTGGGGCACtaccacatttttttccttatggtggaataataataaactatttgAATAGGATATAATTAGAAAACTTTTATAACATCTGAATAGGAAAATCTTGACGGTAAATTTTCTATTGTGACTGGTGCTTTaagaagaaatcaggaaagaaagacagaaagatgtAGAGTTTaatgggtggggaggaggatgaaatctgaataacAATTGCAGGTTACCTAAGTTCATTTAAATTAACTTAAATATGTTCTTTAGGAGAGTCTCATGATGGTATTATTCAGTAAGCTGAACAAACATATAGATAATCAAAGCTAAAAGTGTTATTTTAGGTGATTAccatcaatatattttttctaaagagccagtatttttcagtctttccttcaGAGCCTTGCCTGCCCCTATCAATCACAGACACCATAAAgctgtctgtcttcttttcttgggGTGGTTTCTGGGGCCAAGATGTTTCAGACCTGAGTCATATTTACAAAGAAGCAGAAatattccttccttctgtttaAATCCTTCTTCACATCTGTAGTTCTCAACTGCATAGCATTTTTTTAGTAAAATGGTTTCGAATTGATTAcgctcttttttctctctctgcatgtGGTAAGGGGTCAAATTATATAAGAACAGAATTATTTCGGAAGGGTAATAAGAGGTCTAaaaaagctctctctctctctttgtctctctgtctctctgtctctctgtctctctctctctctctctctctctcacacacacacacacacacacacactctgaccTGAGCATTCATTCCCACCCCCTCTCCACTGAATTTCACCAGAGGAGGACTACAAcacaatatttaattatataaaaacattatacGTAGATATAAAATTCTCCCCACCCACCTAGGAATTACCTTtggactgagaaaaaaatatattttaaacacctCTATACCTTCCCTACCTTTGGGGATTTCCTCCACCCCAGTACTTCCCCCAAATTTTTACTCCTCAGCCTTCTCAAAATGCACACTTCCTTGAATGTTTGCTCTTTTACAGAAATATTGGTAGGCTTGTAACAGCTGTACAAATTACAAAAGACctaattagaaaagaaagtgatGTAAACATATCTCCTCTGTTTCAGCTGAAGAAAGGACTTAAtagtaattaaatatatatatgtataaatatataaattccaaATACTACAGTCATCCACAATTTTGGGGGAATGTTTTGATGGAACGTTTGCTGATAAGAAAAGTCAGAAACACAGACTTCCGAGAAGCAAAATTTGCACGTTTTTTTCTCGTCCAAGAAgcttatattactttatttttataagctCCAAGTTTGAGGAACATGATGATTCCGTCGCTGGAAAAAAGCCTGAGCTTTGTGCTTCCCCAGCACCAGTGAACCAACCAGCGTCTGCTGGAAGAGGAGCTGCTCGCTACCTGCACACAGTATTCGCACAGAGCTTTAGGGACCAGAGATTTCTATCTCCTCCGCTCAGAATGCAACTGGTTATTTACTTGCACACGTTTTAAATTAGTCCGAACTGATGCGGAAACTTTGTGAggagtgtgtgaatgtgtgtgtgtgtgggggggcgcACTTGCTTGCCAGTGGGTTTTTAAGAACACTCACAAATCatcttgggatttttttccctgccccctccctccttttccgGTTCTCAGTGAAAGCTTTTGGGTCTGGAATCAAAGACTTAAGCATGCATTGTGTTTTCACCCTGCAGACTTAAATAACATTCAAGAAATGCCATCAGAGAATCGAACACTCAAATGAGCAAATTGACTACAATtctgtaagttttaaaaagtatatgccTAAATTATATACCCTGCAGCAAAAAATCATAGCTAATTAtgatattatgtaatatatatgttcCAAATAGCCACTTTCAAcatgccaaaaaaataaaaaaggttccAGAGAAATCAAATAGCATAAAACACTGTGCcgcaaagaaggaagaaatacatttaaaagcacCGATGAAAATGGCGTGCAGTATAATTACCTCAAATTGCTGTTCGCTTGACACCCTGACACTAATTTTATTCAAGCcattggaaaataaatgttttaaaagcactCCTTTCCGAACACTGGGGGGCTGTGAGGTCTTCAAGGAAATGAAAGGGTAAAGTTTGCAGAAcgcaaaaagaattaaataatccATTTCAAATACACGTCTATGTAGATCGACAGGCTTTAATGCCCACATTTTTAACGCTTGCCCTGTacatggattgattttttttttttttttttttccttcagcattccCTCACCAGATGGATTTTTGCTACTGCAGATCAGCAGAGGGTGTCAGATCTTTCGGAGTGCACCAGGCTGGAACGAGCAGAGCTTCTTAGCAACTCTCTTctccgcccccctcccccccattctcgcgctctcttcctccctccgaCAACTCGCCCCCCGCCCTCCGCCCCCCTCCACGCAATTCCgaaagagcaaaagaaagagaaggagaacagGAAAAGAAGAGCTAGTAAGCGAGAACgggaacccagaaaaaaaaaaaagggctgaaGAGGACCGAAAGGGAGGAAAGCAAAAGGATGGACAGCCACAAAACGCAGCGATTGCGGAAATTTTCCAGCGCCATTGGCTGGGCAGCGTGAGTCCTTCGGTCGGGCGTGATTTCAGCACCGGGGGGACTGGACAGCACCTCCGGGGGACTTGTGGGCAACCTGCAGCCGCAGCGAGAACTCCACCAGCCGCCTCCACGACAGAAGCCGCCGGAAACCCTGCTTTGTATCAGAGAGGCAAGGTCAGTCCGCCGCACAGCCATGCACAGGCGGTGCGCCTGTACTACGCTGCAAACCCTCTGCTTGTTTCTCTAACATGCACTTGCTTCTAATTACTAGCATTGTTTCCTTTCTGATTAGTGAGGACCAGTAGACGAGCTTCTGTAAGGGTGTACTTttaatttgtatgtatatatttaacttctttttggTTATATTTAAAGGGTTGAGggggagtgtttttttttttttttcctctctacttttttttttttttttcctttttgcttgcCTTGCACTACGTGCCTGGATAGTTTGTGGATATAATTATTGACTGGCGTCTGGGCTATTGCAGTGCGGGGGGGTTAGGGAGGAAGgactccatccccacccccccaatcccttttcttctccttccctgggTTCGGACATTGGAGCACTAAATGAACTTGAATTGTGTCTGTGGCGAGCAGGATGGTCGCTGTTACTTTGTGATGAGATCGGGGATGAATTGTTCGCTTTAAAAATGCTGCTTTGGATTCTGTTGCTGGAGACGTCTCTTTGTTTTGCCGCTGGAAACGTTACAGGGGACGTTTGCAAAGAGAAGATCTGTTCCTGCAATGAGATAGAAGGGGACCTACACGTAGACTGTGAAAAAAAGGGCTTTACAAGTCTGCAGCGTTTCACCGCCCCGACTTCCCAGTTTTACCATTTATTTCTGCATGGCAATTCCCTCACTCGACTTTTCCCTAATGAGTTCGCTAACTTTTATAATGCGGTTAGTTTGCACATGGAAAACAATGGCTTGCATGAAATCGTGCCGGGGGCTTTTCTGGGGCTGCAGCTGGTGAAAAGGCTGCACATCAACAACAACAAGATCAAGTCTTTTCGAAAGCAGACTTTTCTGGGGCTGGACGATCTGGAATACCTCCAGGCTGATTTTAATTTATTACGCGATATAGACCCAGGGGCTTTCCAAGACTTGAACAAGCTGGAGGTACTCATTTTAAATGACAATCTCATCAGCACCCTACCTGCCAACGTGTTCCAGTatgtgcccatcacccacctCGACCTACGGGGAAACAGGCTGAAAACGCTGCCCTATGAAGAGGTCTTGGAGCAAATCCCTGGTATTGCTGAGATCCTGCTAGAGGATAACCCTTGGGACTGCACCTGTGATCTGCTCTCCCTGAAAGAATGGCTCGAAAACATTCCCAAGAATGCCCTGATCGGCCGAGTGGTCTGTGAAGCCCCCACCAGACTGCAGGGTAAAGACCTCAATGAAACCACTGAACAGGACTTGTGTCCTTTGAAAAATCGAGTGGATTCTAGTCTCCCGGCGCCGCCTGCCCAAGAAGAGACTTTCGCTCCTGGCCCCCTGCCAACTCCGTTCAAGACAAATGGGCAAGAGGATCATGCCACCCCAGGGTCTGCTCCAAACGGAGGTACAAAGATACCAGGCAACTGGCAGATCAAAGTCAGACCCACGGTGGCGATAGCGACGGGTAGCGCCAGAAACAAAGCCCCAGCCAACAGTttgccctgccctgggggctgcagctgcGACCACATCCCGGGGTCGGGTTTAAAGATGAACTGCAACAACCGGAACGTGAGCAGCTTGGCTGATTTGAAGCCCAAGCTCCCCAACGTGCAGGAGCTTTTCCTTCGAGATAACAAGATCCATAGCATCCGAAAATCGCACTTTGTGGATTACAAGAACCTCATTCTGTTGGATCTGGGCAACAATAACATCGCCACCATGGAGAACAACACTTTCAAGACCCTTTTGGACCTCAGGTGGCTGTACATGGATAGCAATTACCTGGACACGCTGTCTCGGGAGAAATTCGCGGGGCTCCAGAACCTGGAGTACCTGAACGTGGAGTACAACGCGATCCAGCTCATCCTCCCCGGCACTTTCAATGCCATGCCCAAACTGAGGATTCTCATTCTCAACAACAACTTGCTGAGGTCCCTGCCGGTGGACGTGTTTGCTGGGGTCTCGCTCTCTAAGCTCAGCCTGCACAACAATTACTTCATGTACCTCCCGGTGGCAGGGGTGCTGGACCAGTTAACGTCCATCATCCAGATAGACCTGCACGGAAACCCCTGGGAGTGCTCCTGCACCATTGTGCCTTTCAAGCAATGGGCAGAACGCCTGGGTTCCGAAGTGCTGATGAGCGACCTCAAGTGCGAGACGCCAGTGAACTTCTTTAGAAAGGATTTCATGCTCCTCTCCAATGACGAGATCTGCCCCCAGCTGTACGCTAGGATCTCGCCCACGTTAACTTCGCACAGTAAAAACAGCACTGGGTTGGCGGAGACCGGGACGCACTCCAACTCCTACCTAGACACCAGCAGGGTGTCCATCTCCGTGTTGGTCCCGGGACTGCTGCTGGTGTTTGTCACCTCCGCCTTCACCGTGGTGGGCATGCTCGTGTTTATCCTGAGGAACCGAAAGCGGTCCAAGAGAAGGGATGCCAACTCCTCCGCGTCCGAAATCAATTCCCTACAGACAGTCTGTGACTCTTCCTACTGGCACAATGGGCCTTACAACGCAGATGGGGCCCACAGGGTGTATGACTGTGGCTCTCACTCGCTCTCAGACTAAGACCCCTACCTCGttaggggaggggagagggaaggcgaCAGATACATCCTCCCCCAGGGGTTGGAGGAGCTTTGACCCACATCCGGCGTCCCACAAGCCCTGATGggcatatgtaaataaataactatgaACTCGCTCAACTGAGAGGGTCTGACCCCTTAGCTCCCTTCTGGAAACAAAGAGCAGACTGTGGCGAGCTGGAGAGCGCAGCCAGCTCGCTCTGTGCTTGGAGTCTCTTTTGACGGAAAGCCCAGCATGGAAATGCTGAAAGAATTGACAGTGCTCTCCCCCTCCGCGGAGGGGCCTGGGGGGATGGATGCCGCGgtcctatacatatatacatatatctacatctatatagAGAGATAGATATCTATTTTTCCCCTGTGGATTAGCCCCGTGATGGCTCCCTGTTTGCTATGCAGGGATGGGCAGTTGCACGAAGGCATGAATGTattgtaaataaataactttgacttctgacaaaaaaaaaagtgctgcaTGGCTCGCATGGAAACCACGCGCTCCAGGGACTCTGCCCGCCCCCGCGACTGGAGATGGCATCTCATTCACAGCACCCACCCTCTTACCTGATAAGTCCCATCGTATCAAACTTTCtataaacaaaatacagtataATCAGAAAGTGCCATTTCACCATTATTTGTGATCGGTAGGCAGTTCAGAGCATACGtttactgtgaaaaaaaaatgtaaaggtttTATTTAAGACGTTTGCATGGCTAGTCATCAGTCCATTTTATGAGTTAACAATGTATTTTGTTGAGGGAAGTTTTTAGGGGTTGTTTtggattcttttattttgatggtgatgttttattttattttttgagggggaatatttttctatacatatccAATAATGCCTTCCATCTGAATGTAAAATAAGTACCCATGATTTCTATTATAGTatcaatgtaattatttaaaaaaaatattttgaggcagTTAAGCATGACCAATTAATGTCACTCTAGTGCTTAGGCTGCGATCCTATGGTAGCAATTCTGTGCTGGTATAAATCTTACttataaagtaggaaaaaagaacCGAGGAAGCACGTGAAACTTACTAATTCTATTTGAGGATTTTATAATGGCATATTTTTTCAGTATTAAAGTGAAAATGTTTTCAACTCTGGGTCCTTACATTTTTCCAGCTTCATATTTGCAACTGGTAAATTGGATTTGCggtggaagggaaaggggaggggaaagatTGGGGGTGGATTCCTTCTTGAGCTACATTAAGGCTATTTCTCTAATCGCCTTACTTAGCATTTTAACCTTTCGGTagctcctcctcccttcccccctgcTCAGACTTTACCAGCTTTTCCCTGCCCATAAAGTAAGGTCTTCCCCCAACAcactcccctcccttctcctcccccttttGTAATGCGGCAGTGAATTCCTTTATTAATACTAGAAATCCCTCGCTGCTGCTTTTGTTGGTGCTGCCCACACTGCAGATATATTAAGGATGTTAGGAGAGATTTGATTTAATTGACTCTTCCTAGATCGGTCTCATTAAACAGAGTGGAGATTTCATTGGTCAGCACTCCACCATGAAACACAGCCCTAATGACTGGCATTTGAGATGCTGCTGGCATTTTGAATTCAACATCTGCTGAAAACGGTAAAACTAATTAGTGCCCACCCACCTTCCCCGCCCCAGCAACTGCATATTGAAATTTGTTAAAGCACTCATCTTTATGGAAATCAATCATTATCCTAAAGAAGTGTTTCTCTCCCATCATCAGGGCTTCTGGTTGTGGCCCAGTAATTAACAAGAAAAGCATTGAACTGTTTGAATTTTATGAACCAGTGTAACTCTGGCCTCAATCACATTCCTCTGGGATTTCTAAACAAGTCTATTTTATCAACAGTTTGGCTACAAAAAGCCAACAAAACCACACTTATTGATGGGGTCTGCATTCCACCACATATCCTCTCTTGAGAAGTATCAAAAGACTGCAgaccacagatttttttttttaagtataggaTTATAAATCAGCTAATGAAAGCCCCCAGAGCAGTTGTAAGTAGATTTGCCTTCTAGAACTCATATTCTAAAGGAAAGTAATTTCCCAGAACAGTGATATTCtggaatatgtattatttattttaacacttttttaataaaatctttattacaAACCATGACTATTCCTAAGGCCATTCATCATTTTCTCTCCTGATTCTTTCGTTTGTGGACTGCATTTCATGACAGTAAAATTATAACCTACTATCCTCAGacaaatattatgttttttatatattaatttttcatatgaaggcttcattctttttatgcaAAGTACAACTGGGTTCCTGGTAAGCAACCGACAGATTTATTTGTGATGAAAAAATTGGAAGAGAAGAAGAGTTATATATTCAACAATATTATGactttaagaaggaaaagaaaaaaaatgaaagatgtaGAAACACCTCTGGTGAAAGGTGACATTTAATGAAAGGTATCTAGTGAGGCTTGATGGTAATTTTGAAACTGATACATGGCTAGTCTAGGTCAGAAAGCTAGAAGAAGTTCTCATAGAAAGTGTACACAGGAGCAAGAACTTTTCTTCATCCTAATTAAAGAAATTGCAGTATGGAAGCCAAGGGTTTTGAGTGGtcattgtgtgccaggcatgtgctGAGtggtttatataattatttcatttaagctTCACAACTACAGGGTACTTTAGTAAGGTACCACtattcccattatacagatgagaatTAAGGCTTTCCTCAACTTACTCTAAGAAGAGTGAGCAATAACTCAGTTCATACATGGTAAATAGTGGAGTGGGATTTAAATCCAATCTTCTTAGTAGTCCAAAACCTTATTCTTTGAGTGAATTAGTTATATACACTTATCTGACCAACCTCTTAAGAAggcaatcttaaaaaaaaaacacggtTGTAAAAATATCATAACAAATACGGGGACCCATATTGCATCTTCTTGGCTAAGTATGTATTGGTGGCCCTTTATATTTCCAGTATTTCTTGCAACAAAAGAAACTTGCCCTTCATTCAGTGGAGATAACTTCAGTGTGTTCTCCAAGAGTAGTATATGAGAAGacaaaacatataagaaaaaagatgaatgTATTATATAAGTTTATGTATTGTAGACACTCAAAtattaaatctaaattatttatatattgattCTAACAATTTTTGGTGTatcaataatttaataaataataatatatgtttaaaCATCCATGTATAAAAGATATCTAATGATTTTTTATATCAGAACATTTATTTAGACTGgcagtattttattcattttgataaaatatctgttacaattatatatatgtttaatatggATTagttttatacacatatatattagttTAGTTTGTAGGATACATTCTACGTATGATCACATTATGCAATTGTCACTTAAACGTACTTAGCATCTTCATTTTGTCTTTACATAAAATGCTCATATAACATTATGTGTGTTAGTTGAGATATATTGTTTCTAGTTAAATCATTCTTTAGTTCACCAAAGTAGAAGATATCTTAATTGTACCCAATGgaaaaggaggaaacagagaTATCTTGTTTAGTTACATTGCTTTAAAGAAAGTAGTAACTTTTGTGGCTGCTGTTGTAACTAAGAATATACTAGAATTTAAGTTGTTACcatag
Above is a genomic segment from Lemur catta isolate mLemCat1 chromosome 13, mLemCat1.pri, whole genome shotgun sequence containing:
- the SLITRK1 gene encoding SLIT and NTRK-like protein 1 — translated: MLLWILLLETSLCFAAGNVTGDVCKEKICSCNEIEGDLHVDCEKKGFTSLQRFTAPTSQFYHLFLHGNSLTRLFPNEFANFYNAVSLHMENNGLHEIVPGAFLGLQLVKRLHINNNKIKSFRKQTFLGLDDLEYLQADFNLLRDIDPGAFQDLNKLEVLILNDNLISTLPANVFQYVPITHLDLRGNRLKTLPYEEVLEQIPGIAEILLEDNPWDCTCDLLSLKEWLENIPKNALIGRVVCEAPTRLQGKDLNETTEQDLCPLKNRVDSSLPAPPAQEETFAPGPLPTPFKTNGQEDHATPGSAPNGGTKIPGNWQIKVRPTVAIATGSARNKAPANSLPCPGGCSCDHIPGSGLKMNCNNRNVSSLADLKPKLPNVQELFLRDNKIHSIRKSHFVDYKNLILLDLGNNNIATMENNTFKTLLDLRWLYMDSNYLDTLSREKFAGLQNLEYLNVEYNAIQLILPGTFNAMPKLRILILNNNLLRSLPVDVFAGVSLSKLSLHNNYFMYLPVAGVLDQLTSIIQIDLHGNPWECSCTIVPFKQWAERLGSEVLMSDLKCETPVNFFRKDFMLLSNDEICPQLYARISPTLTSHSKNSTGLAETGTHSNSYLDTSRVSISVLVPGLLLVFVTSAFTVVGMLVFILRNRKRSKRRDANSSASEINSLQTVCDSSYWHNGPYNADGAHRVYDCGSHSLSD